In Archocentrus centrarchus isolate MPI-CPG fArcCen1 chromosome 24, fArcCen1, whole genome shotgun sequence, one DNA window encodes the following:
- the LOC115773972 gene encoding uncharacterized protein LOC115773972: protein MQAVRVKYKERQKYICFEGQLTYISFLECVVKKFNIPTLDLKVFDDSKTEVDEEVFDFLLNKPNLGVLEICLAQDQNPEDGFMDQLSCPASSSFTSSSGETEVDSDGTITLQHSPTTRQRAGDASLAQVIENVLKNKPGGDRIINEYAQTKSLTDSRRRDMVKILVAHMTSEHGTSPSRRIKEDYAKGIITLFPYLADPRSRFGYEHYYNAEDGSGYLAWRLKFVQKEASNGQKKALRWSKTQTGGPTADRDCFREDDCLMTDSLCSEAIALMKHTADEGTVMRKMKQTFNYRQKLIHDPVKSSGVFLDFPRFLDVGGLIEQDFTLMFNEVISAKFLEKWPTIYKQKVLEQSRGLTQSDDLQCLLQNAEGTTEVENGWDSDMSSILILVHLLPPSPHGRKRPGKLSARQASEHLVKFIKTGTSLQGHLDGITESLQPYLLAVGTQKSVIHKYFIVIDKHAIPCKSPGSLACFDELFKAHFVFGTSYDHDLVNVYSFLQTTIYEIDVDTTKVNPRVAELRARMLR from the exons ATGCAAGCTGTACGTGTGAAGTACAAAGAACGACAGAAGTACATCTGTTTTGAAGGCCAACTGACCTACATTTCGTTTTTGGAATGTG TTGTCAAAAAGTTCAACATCCCAACCTTGGACCTAAAAGTCTTTGATGACTCAAAGACTGAAGTTGATGAGGAGGTTTTTGATTTCCTTTTGAATAAACCAAACCTTGGTGTGCTGGAAATTTGTCTAGCACAAGATCAAAATCCAGAAG ATGGTTTTATGGATCAGCTGAGTTGTCCTGCAAGCAGCTCCTTTACCAGCTCCAGTGGAGAAACTGAAGTGGACTCTGATGGCACCATCACATTGCAACACAGTCCTACAACAAGACAGAGAGCTGGAGATGCCTCTCTTGCCCAA GtgattgaaaatgttttaaagaacAAGCCAGGAGGAGACAGGATCATCAATGAGTATGCTCAGACAAAAAGCCTGACAGACAGCAGACGGCGTGACATGGTCAAGATATTGGTTGCGCATATGACAAGTGAACATGG gACAAGTCCTTCAAGGCGCATCAAAGAGGACTATGCAAAGGGTATCATCACCTTGTTCCCATACCTGGCTGATCCTAGGAGCAGGTTTGGTtat GAGCATTATTACAATGCAGAAGATGGGAGTGGTTATCTGGCTTGGAGACTGAAGTTTGTCCAAAAGGAAGCTTCTAATGGACAAAAGAAGGCCCTCAGATGGTCAAAAACACAAACGG GGGGACCAACAGCTGATAGAGACTGTTTCAGAGAAGACGACTGCCTAATGACAGACAGCTTGTGTTCTGAGGCCATTGCACTGATGAAGCATACAGCTGATGAGGGAACTGTTATGAGGAAGATGAAGCAGACGTTCAACTATCGCCAAAAGCTCATTCATGACCCTGTGAAGTCATCTGGTGTCTTTTTGGACTTCCCAAGATTCCTGGATGTAGGAGGATTA ATTGAGCAAGATTTCACATTGATGTTCAATGAAGTAATCTCTGCAAAGTTCCTGGAGAAGTGGCCCACTATCTACAAGCAGAAAGTCCTCGAGCAAAGCCGTGGTCTCACACAGTCTGATGACCTACAGTGCCTTCTTCAAAATGCTGAAGGCACAACAGAAGTGGAAAACG GATGGGACAGCGACATGTCATCGATTTTGATCCTTGTGCACCTGCTGCCACCATCACCCCATGGACGCAAGAGACCAGGAAAACTCTCAGCGAGACAAGCCAGTGAACATCTGGTGAAGTTCATCAAG ACGGGGACAAGCCTCCAAGGGCACCTTGATGGCATCACAGAAAGCCTTCAACCATACCTACTTGCAGTGGGGACTCAGAAGAGTGTGATTCACAAGTACTTCATTGTGATTGACAAACACGCAATACCTTGTAAGTCACCAGGCTCCCTTGCCTGTTTTGATGAGCTTTTTAAAGCTCACTTTGTCTTTGGCACTTCATATGACCATGATCTGGTCAATGTGTACAGCTTCCTGCAGACCACCATTTATGAGATAGATGTTGACACAACCAAAGTGAATCCTAGGGTTGCAGAGTTGAGGGCTCGGATGCTTCGTTGA
- the marcksa gene encoding myristoylated alanine-rich protein kinase C substrate a, which translates to MGAQLSKAPGKAETAPEKPGEAAASPTKTNGQENGHVKANGDASPAAAENDKEEVQANGSATAEETSKEEAEKAEPAPAEKEGADGEKVEAEAPAEGEAAAKGEDGAAPSTSTETPKKKKKKFSFKKSFKLSGFSFKKTKKETGDGAENEEGAAGSATASAEEPKTEGTEATAASAGEEAKPAEGEAAPATEQTKEEVEAKPEEKEEAAAAAPETEKPAEEPEQAPAAEEPKAEEKSAEPAAEEVPKTEEAASASQEAASAEAPAAATEAAE; encoded by the exons ATGGGAGCGCAACTGTCCAAGGCACCTGGAAAGGCTGAAACCGCGCCTGAAAAGCCAGGAGAGGCTGCTGCTTCACCCACCAAGACCAACGGACag GAAAATGGCCACGTTAAAGCCAATGGGGATGCCTCTCCTGCAGCAGCCGAAAATGACAAAGAGGAGGTGCAAGCCAATGGCAGCGCAACAGCCGAGGAGACCTCGAAGGAGGAAGCAGAGAAGGCCGAGCCTGCTCCTGCAGAGAAGGAGGGTGCAGATGGGGAGAAGGTAGAGGCAGAGGCTCCTGCTGAGGGAGAggcagctgcaaagggtgaggATGGTGCTGCACCTTCTACCAGCACTGAGACCcctaagaagaagaaaaagaagttcTCCTTCAAAAAGTCGTTCAAGCTCAGTGGCTTTTCTTTCAAGAAGACCAAAAAGGAGACGGGCGACGGGGCCGAGAACGAAGAGGGAGCTGCAGGGTCCGCAACCGCATCTGCAGAAGAGCCCAAAACCGAGGGCACGGAGGCGACAGCAGCGTCTGCCGGTGAGGAGGCCAAGCCTGCTGAAGGCGAGGCTGCACCTGCCACAGAGCAGACCAAGGAGGAGGTAGAGGCCAAaccagaggagaaggaggaggcagcagcagctgcaccagaaacagaaaaacctgCGGAGGAGCCCGAGCAGGCCCCGGCCGCAGAGGAGCCAAAGGCTGAGGAAAAGTCGGCTGAACCTGCGGCCGAGGAAGTGCCCAAAACAGAGGAGGCTGCCTCAGCTTCACAAGAAGCAGCATCTGCAGAAGCTCCAGCTGCTGCCACCGAGGCCGCTGAATAA